Proteins found in one Terribacillus sp. DMT04 genomic segment:
- the proC gene encoding pyrroline-5-carboxylate reductase encodes MDKIAFIGAGAMTEAIVRGVIKAELLPASHIWVTNHANEERLQHMQAAYGVTVTRNQIDLLQETDIIILSVKPKDAEQALHSLGKAQLKKQQIVVSLMAGITSAYLESFLPVGQPVIRVMPNTSATILESATAIAAGTFTDKHQLQLVQQLFGTVGSAVEVGEESMDAVTAISGSGPAYIYYLMEALEEASLKVGLDEEVGKQLLIQTFKGAAAMLEQSDLSPAQLRANITSAGGTTAAGISVLEEQHVKAAVTACVQAAAARSKEMGQAYSK; translated from the coding sequence ATGGATAAAATAGCTTTTATAGGAGCAGGAGCGATGACAGAAGCTATTGTTAGGGGTGTAATTAAAGCCGAGCTTCTGCCTGCCTCGCATATTTGGGTGACAAATCATGCCAATGAGGAAAGACTGCAGCACATGCAAGCTGCATACGGTGTCACAGTAACTCGTAATCAAATTGACTTGCTGCAGGAGACAGATATTATTATTTTATCTGTAAAGCCAAAAGATGCTGAACAGGCATTACATAGCTTAGGGAAAGCACAGCTGAAAAAGCAGCAAATTGTTGTGTCCCTCATGGCAGGTATAACTAGTGCTTACTTGGAAAGCTTCCTGCCTGTAGGACAGCCAGTCATCCGCGTGATGCCCAATACGTCTGCAACAATTCTAGAATCTGCCACAGCAATAGCTGCCGGAACATTTACTGACAAGCATCAGCTGCAGCTTGTACAGCAACTGTTTGGGACTGTTGGTTCTGCTGTTGAAGTAGGAGAGGAATCAATGGATGCTGTTACTGCAATATCCGGAAGCGGGCCTGCTTATATCTATTATCTAATGGAAGCATTAGAAGAAGCCAGCCTCAAAGTTGGATTAGATGAAGAAGTCGGGAAACAGCTTTTGATTCAAACTTTTAAAGGGGCAGCAGCCATGCTGGAGCAGTCTGATTTATCTCCTGCACAGCTGCGGGCTAACATTACCAGCGCCGGCGGGACTACTGCAGCGGGAATTTCTGTGCTGGAGGAGCAACATGTGAAAGCGGCTGTTACAGCGTGTGTACAGGCAGCTGCAGCACGTTCTAAAGAGATGGGACAAGCATACAGCAAATAA
- a CDS encoding deoxynucleoside kinase, translating into MNFREKYQIPADSVITIAGTVGVGKSTMTQALSQALDFRTSFEKVDGNPYLDKFYADFERWSFHLQVYFLAERFKEQKRIFEYGGGFIQDRSIYEDTGIFARMAYEEGNMSDVDYETYRSLFDAMVMTPYFPHPDLLIYLEGSFDHIISRIKQRGREMEQQTPISYWEGMFHRYEKWINNFNACPVLRVNIADYDLLDPNTSIEPILEKVGHFIQHSRKWTSRQPN; encoded by the coding sequence ATGAATTTTAGAGAGAAATATCAGATTCCTGCTGACAGTGTCATTACCATTGCAGGTACTGTTGGTGTTGGAAAATCAACTATGACGCAAGCATTGTCTCAAGCATTGGATTTTCGCACAAGTTTTGAGAAAGTAGATGGCAATCCATACTTGGATAAGTTTTATGCTGACTTTGAACGCTGGAGCTTCCATCTGCAGGTTTACTTCCTAGCTGAACGATTTAAGGAGCAAAAGCGAATCTTCGAATACGGCGGCGGCTTCATTCAAGACCGCTCTATTTACGAAGACACCGGTATATTCGCCCGCATGGCTTATGAAGAAGGAAATATGTCTGATGTAGATTATGAAACGTATCGTTCTCTCTTTGATGCCATGGTGATGACACCTTACTTTCCGCATCCAGATTTGCTAATCTATTTGGAAGGTTCCTTTGACCACATTATCAGCCGTATTAAACAGCGCGGCCGTGAAATGGAACAGCAAACACCAATCAGTTATTGGGAAGGAATGTTCCATCGTTATGAGAAATGGATTAATAACTTCAATGCTTGTCCTGTATTGCGGGTAAACATTGCCGACTATGATCTGCTCGATCCAAATACATCAATAGAGCCGATCTTAGAAAAGGTTGGCCACTTTATTCAGCATTCACGTAAATGGACATCCCGTCAGCCTAACTAA
- a CDS encoding deoxynucleoside kinase, with product MHQLPFIAVEGPIGVGKTSLAKKIADHFHYELLKEIVEENPFLGKFYEDIDEWSFQLEMFFLTNRYKQLNDIRRDYLSQQKPVVADYHIAKNMIFAQRTLASAEFDKYSKIFSILTEDVALPNMVIYLDASLETLLKRIEMRARTAEQHIQSDYLEHLAADYRNFMDQFEKENPHIPVLRLSGDKLDFVQNEQDWKYICEEISSHLDKGVTSS from the coding sequence ATGCACCAGCTGCCTTTTATTGCAGTGGAAGGGCCGATTGGTGTCGGAAAGACATCATTGGCTAAAAAAATTGCAGACCATTTTCATTACGAACTATTGAAGGAAATCGTTGAAGAAAATCCATTCTTAGGAAAGTTTTATGAAGATATTGATGAGTGGAGCTTCCAGCTGGAAATGTTCTTTTTAACAAATCGATACAAACAGCTAAACGACATTCGCAGGGATTATCTATCCCAGCAAAAGCCAGTTGTAGCAGATTATCATATTGCTAAAAATATGATCTTTGCACAGCGTACACTTGCATCAGCAGAATTTGATAAATACAGCAAAATCTTCTCTATCTTAACAGAGGATGTTGCATTGCCGAATATGGTTATCTATTTGGATGCCAGCTTGGAAACATTGCTGAAACGAATTGAGATGCGAGCCCGTACTGCCGAGCAGCATATCCAGTCTGACTATTTAGAGCACTTGGCTGCTGATTATCGGAACTTCATGGATCAATTTGAAAAAGAAAATCCACATATCCCTGTGCTTCGTCTTAGCGGTGATAAATTGGACTTTGTGCAAAACGAACAAGATTGGAAGTATATATGTGAAGAGATTTCCTCTCACTTGGATAAAGGAGTAACATCATCATGA
- a CDS encoding tyrosine-type recombinase/integrase, which translates to MPSNSRKGKPIVTTRKAREISDYIPLQATIEESFQSFLSLKKSLGVRKRTVSDYHHLMDYFLSWLNENHPEIEMIHEINTAIIREYLLYLREERYNDRTKSVGLSPFTINVRIRFLKTFFNALYKEEVINNNPTRNIQLMKVDEDGLTPLTDEEVNKLISVPDEQYYAQFRDLVMMYLMLDTGMRINEVCELENRDIDFKTRAIILPATKNKNRKPRILPLSNQVVKLLLELVAENKANFDTEYVFVSNIGTRYNPNSFRKRLNNYKDLAGITKRVSPHVFRHMFCRNYIMNGGDIFTLQRIVGHADISTTRKYIQLDDKAIRQQHTLYSPAIKLRRNRNGKSSSDF; encoded by the coding sequence TTGCCCTCAAACAGTCGCAAAGGTAAACCCATTGTTACTACTCGTAAAGCACGAGAAATTAGCGACTATATTCCATTACAAGCGACAATAGAAGAATCATTTCAAAGCTTTCTATCACTTAAAAAGAGTTTAGGTGTTCGGAAACGCACTGTATCGGACTATCATCATTTGATGGATTACTTTCTTTCATGGTTAAACGAAAACCATCCAGAGATAGAAATGATTCATGAAATTAATACAGCGATTATCCGTGAGTACCTTCTTTACTTGCGAGAGGAAAGGTATAACGACCGTACAAAAAGTGTAGGGTTATCGCCATTCACTATAAATGTGAGGATACGCTTCTTGAAGACGTTCTTCAATGCGTTATACAAGGAAGAAGTCATTAATAATAACCCGACTAGGAATATTCAGCTTATGAAGGTCGATGAAGACGGGCTAACGCCTCTCACAGATGAAGAAGTCAACAAGCTGATAAGCGTTCCAGATGAACAGTATTATGCCCAGTTTAGAGACTTAGTAATGATGTATCTCATGTTGGACACAGGTATGCGAATAAACGAAGTATGCGAACTTGAAAACCGCGATATCGACTTCAAGACGAGGGCTATAATTCTGCCCGCTACTAAGAACAAAAATCGTAAGCCAAGAATACTCCCACTTTCCAATCAAGTAGTAAAGCTACTTTTGGAGTTGGTGGCAGAAAACAAAGCTAACTTTGATACGGAGTATGTCTTCGTTTCGAATATAGGTACACGATACAACCCTAATTCCTTTCGTAAGAGGTTGAACAACTATAAAGACTTAGCAGGTATAACAAAGCGTGTTTCACCCCATGTATTTCGCCATATGTTTTGTAGGAATTACATTATGAATGGTGGTGATATATTTACACTACAAAGGATTGTCGGACACGCAGATATATCGACAACACGTAAGTACATTCAACTAGATGACAAGGCTATACGGCAACAACACACGCTGTATAGTCCTGCTATAAAGCTTAGGAGGAACAGAAATGGAAAGTCGTCTTCAGATTTTTGA